In one Saccharibacillus brassicae genomic region, the following are encoded:
- a CDS encoding glycoside hydrolase family 28 protein, producing MALYNVLDYGAMPGGEASSTAGIQAAIDAAALAGGGTVFVPAGRYHTGSIALRSAIELRLSPGAVLHFGADPAEYPIVDSRWEGVRRRVHASCLYGADLEDVSVTGGGTLDGGGAPWWDRHRGGPEQLPYPRPKLIGLDRCRRVTLRDLNLRNSPSWTVNPVLCTDVTIDNLSILNPADSPNTDGIDPESCSGVRISNCHIDVGDDCIAIKSGTEETPEKVPCENIAISNCTMLHGHGAVVLGSEMSGDIRNVVIQNCVFKQTDRGLRFKSRRGRGGTVEDVRVSNIVMEDVICPFILNLYYFCGPRGKDRYVWDKNPYPVTEETPRFRRIHFAHITARRVHAAAGFLYGLAEMPVSEITFDDVDISMAEDAVAGLPAMMADLQPMRAQGFFLGNVQDVSFHRVRLTGHEGPAFRVENGEGVEIEDCRSRGADGSPQQLVVEERPAGANR from the coding sequence GTGGCCCTCTATAACGTACTGGATTACGGAGCGATGCCCGGCGGCGAAGCTTCGTCGACCGCGGGTATCCAGGCGGCGATCGACGCCGCCGCCCTGGCCGGAGGCGGCACCGTATTCGTGCCCGCGGGCCGCTACCATACCGGCTCGATCGCGCTGCGCAGCGCGATTGAGCTGCGGCTTAGCCCCGGCGCCGTGCTGCACTTCGGCGCGGACCCGGCGGAGTATCCGATCGTCGATTCCCGCTGGGAAGGCGTCAGGCGCCGGGTCCATGCTTCGTGCCTGTACGGAGCCGATCTCGAAGACGTGTCCGTGACCGGCGGCGGCACGCTCGACGGCGGCGGAGCGCCGTGGTGGGACCGGCATCGCGGCGGTCCGGAACAACTCCCTTACCCGCGGCCCAAGCTGATCGGGCTGGACCGCTGCCGCCGCGTCACGCTGCGCGACCTGAACCTGCGCAATTCGCCGAGCTGGACCGTCAATCCCGTCTTGTGCACCGACGTCACGATCGACAATCTGTCGATTCTCAATCCGGCCGATTCGCCGAACACGGACGGCATCGATCCGGAATCGTGCAGCGGCGTCCGCATCTCGAACTGCCATATCGACGTGGGCGACGACTGCATCGCGATCAAGTCCGGCACGGAAGAGACGCCGGAGAAAGTGCCGTGCGAGAACATTGCGATCTCCAACTGCACGATGCTGCACGGACACGGCGCGGTCGTGCTCGGCAGCGAGATGAGCGGCGATATTCGCAACGTCGTGATCCAGAACTGCGTGTTCAAGCAGACGGACCGCGGTCTGCGCTTCAAGTCTCGGCGCGGCCGCGGCGGCACGGTCGAAGATGTCCGGGTCAGCAATATCGTCATGGAAGACGTCATCTGCCCGTTCATTCTCAACCTGTATTATTTCTGCGGCCCGCGGGGCAAAGACCGTTACGTCTGGGACAAAAATCCGTATCCGGTCACGGAAGAGACGCCCCGGTTCCGGCGAATCCATTTCGCCCATATTACGGCGCGCCGGGTGCATGCGGCGGCCGGATTCCTGTACGGGCTGGCGGAGATGCCGGTGTCGGAGATCACGTTCGACGATGTGGATATTTCGATGGCCGAAGACGCCGTCGCGGGCCTGCCGGCGATGATGGCCGATCTTCAGCCGATGCGCGCCCAGGGGTTTTTCCTCGGCAACGTGCAAGACGTAAGCTTTCACCGGGTTCGCCTGACCGGCCATGAAGGACCGGCTTTCCGGGTCGAAAACGGCGAAGGCGTAGAGATCGAAGATTGCCGCTCGCGGGGCGCGGACGGATCGCCGCAGCAGCTCGTGGTCGAAGAACGGCCGGCCGGGGCGAATCGCTGA
- a CDS encoding glycoside hydrolase family 88/105 protein: MEHSSSAKSTWSVRTAESIMARSPKLYLCNGHNGKWSYDYGVVLKGFEALWRRTGDSRYFRYIRAQMDHFIGEDGQIRGYAQGEYNIDHINNGKLLFALHQETGERKYRLAADQLRAQLEHHPRTSEGAFWHKQIYPYQIWLDGLYMGAPFYLQYQLEYGGGAGVDDVTRQFILCEQHTRDEQTGLLHHAWDERKIQPWCDPNTGRSPHFWGRSLGWFVMALVDVLELLPSGHADTPKLRRILVDTLTALRRYQNADSGVWYQIVDCGQRKGNYLEASASSMIVYAMAKGIRLGVLDETWQEPLDRAFRGVLDEFVLETKEGWINLNKNCQVAGLGGADQRDGTFAYYISEPIVTNDQKGLGAFLKACSEYELTRLEAQGGAGTRTEQAEKRREERGTPLAAFREGADSCGPL, from the coding sequence ATGGAACATTCATCGTCAGCCAAGTCAACGTGGAGCGTACGAACGGCGGAATCGATCATGGCGCGCAGTCCCAAGCTGTATCTGTGCAACGGGCATAACGGCAAATGGTCGTACGATTACGGTGTCGTGCTCAAAGGCTTCGAGGCGCTGTGGCGCCGTACCGGCGACAGCCGGTACTTCCGCTATATCCGGGCACAAATGGATCATTTTATCGGGGAAGACGGGCAGATTCGCGGCTATGCGCAGGGCGAGTACAATATCGACCATATCAACAACGGCAAGCTGCTGTTCGCGCTGCATCAAGAGACGGGCGAGCGCAAATACCGTCTGGCCGCCGATCAGCTGCGCGCCCAGTTGGAGCATCATCCGCGCACGTCCGAAGGCGCGTTCTGGCACAAACAGATCTATCCGTACCAGATCTGGCTCGACGGCCTGTATATGGGAGCGCCGTTCTATCTCCAGTACCAGCTGGAGTACGGGGGCGGCGCCGGAGTGGACGACGTGACCCGGCAGTTCATCCTGTGCGAGCAGCATACGCGCGACGAACAGACGGGGTTGCTGCACCATGCGTGGGACGAACGCAAGATCCAGCCGTGGTGCGATCCGAACACGGGCCGTTCGCCGCATTTCTGGGGCCGTTCGCTCGGCTGGTTCGTCATGGCGCTCGTCGACGTGCTGGAGCTGCTGCCGTCCGGCCATGCCGATACGCCGAAGCTGCGCCGCATCCTCGTCGATACGCTGACGGCGCTGCGCCGGTATCAGAACGCGGATTCCGGCGTCTGGTACCAGATCGTCGACTGCGGGCAGCGCAAAGGCAATTATCTCGAAGCTTCCGCTTCGAGCATGATCGTCTACGCGATGGCCAAAGGCATACGGCTCGGCGTGCTCGACGAGACGTGGCAGGAGCCGCTCGATCGCGCTTTTCGCGGCGTGCTGGACGAATTCGTGCTGGAGACGAAGGAAGGCTGGATCAACCTGAACAAAAACTGTCAGGTCGCCGGTCTCGGCGGAGCGGACCAACGCGACGGCACGTTCGCGTATTATATCAGCGAACCGATCGTGACGAACGATCAAAAAGGGCTCGGCGCGTTCCTCAAAGCATGCTCGGAATACGAACTTACGCGGCTTGAAGCGCAGGGCGGCGCGGGTACGCGCACGGAGCAAGCGGAGAAGCGGCGGGAAGAACGAGGTACTCCGCTCGCAGCCTTCAGGGAAGGAGCCGATTCCTGTGGCCCTCTATAA
- a CDS encoding extracellular solute-binding protein encodes MRKSAKKARKTGAILLGTTMLALTACGGGSSQGAAGQPYDENSKATISWLNILHTASPPTDTILTKIEEKTNADIQFSWIPDASKEERINTSLASDSLADIVTLTLLDNSSVRNSLKSGLFWEVEPYLNDYPNLANISEDTRRSASIGGKLYGVPFQKDLARNGVTIRKDWLDKLGLETPRTTDELMEVARAFTEDDPDGNGKADTTGFVDRSDLVYGAFKTLSSYFGTPNMWQVGEDGKMTPEFMTEPYFETMDYMKALYEKGYINQDFAVTAKTDQQQKFAQGRAGIYVGAIFDSKNLLNMAKGIQDDMELVLVNDITSTGNEADRAIWAANNGIGGLLAFPRSEVKDEAELKRVLKFVNDLMDEDSYALMTYGIEGTHYTADDQDAVTITDTDLWQQEVQPFASSRPKESGYKIHDADPLKKQSDKLIADNANYAVLNPAYSLESETYNTQGSELQKTIMDATYKYILGELDRAGFEAAVESWKKSGGASVITEYEAAYKEQK; translated from the coding sequence ATGAGAAAATCCGCCAAAAAAGCCCGCAAGACCGGAGCGATTCTGCTGGGGACGACAATGCTTGCGCTGACCGCCTGCGGAGGAGGAAGCAGCCAGGGAGCCGCCGGGCAGCCGTACGACGAAAATTCGAAAGCGACGATCAGCTGGCTCAATATTTTGCATACCGCTTCGCCGCCGACCGATACCATTTTGACTAAAATCGAAGAAAAAACGAACGCCGATATCCAATTCTCCTGGATTCCGGACGCTTCCAAAGAAGAACGGATCAATACGTCGCTCGCTTCGGATTCCTTGGCGGATATCGTCACGCTGACGCTGCTCGACAACTCCTCGGTGCGCAACTCGCTCAAGTCCGGCCTGTTCTGGGAAGTCGAACCGTACCTGAACGATTATCCGAATCTTGCGAACATCTCGGAAGACACGCGCCGCTCCGCTTCGATCGGAGGCAAACTGTACGGCGTGCCGTTCCAGAAAGACCTGGCGCGCAACGGCGTCACGATCCGCAAAGACTGGCTGGACAAGCTGGGGCTGGAGACGCCGCGCACGACGGACGAACTGATGGAAGTCGCGCGGGCGTTTACCGAAGACGACCCGGACGGCAACGGCAAAGCCGACACGACGGGCTTCGTGGACCGCAGCGATCTGGTGTACGGCGCGTTCAAGACGCTGAGCTCCTACTTCGGCACGCCGAATATGTGGCAGGTGGGCGAAGACGGGAAGATGACGCCGGAATTCATGACCGAACCGTATTTCGAGACGATGGACTATATGAAGGCGCTGTATGAAAAAGGGTACATCAATCAGGACTTTGCCGTCACCGCCAAAACCGACCAGCAGCAGAAGTTCGCGCAGGGCCGGGCCGGCATCTACGTCGGGGCTATTTTTGACAGCAAAAACCTGCTCAACATGGCCAAAGGCATTCAAGACGATATGGAACTGGTGCTTGTCAACGACATCACCTCGACCGGCAATGAAGCGGACCGCGCGATCTGGGCGGCCAACAACGGGATCGGCGGCCTGCTGGCGTTCCCGAGGTCGGAAGTGAAAGACGAAGCCGAACTCAAGCGGGTGCTCAAGTTCGTGAACGACCTGATGGACGAAGACAGCTACGCGCTGATGACGTACGGTATCGAAGGCACGCATTACACGGCCGACGATCAGGATGCGGTCACGATTACCGATACCGATCTGTGGCAGCAGGAAGTGCAGCCGTTCGCTTCAAGCCGTCCCAAAGAAAGCGGGTACAAGATTCACGACGCCGATCCGCTCAAAAAGCAGTCCGACAAGCTGATCGCCGACAACGCCAACTACGCGGTGCTCAACCCGGCGTATTCGCTCGAATCGGAAACGTACAACACGCAGGGCTCCGAGCTGCAGAAAACGATCATGGACGCGACGTACAAATACATTCTCGGCGAGCTGGACCGGGCAGGCTTCGAAGCGGCGGTCGAGAGTTGGAAAAAGTCGGGCGGAGCCAGCGTGATCACCGAATATGAAGCCGCTTACAAAGAACAGAAATAA
- a CDS encoding ABC transporter permease — MLLYLMILPGFMYFVVFKYFPMGGLVIAFQDYQPYQGILGSPWVGFKHFTRLFTEPTFFMLLRNTLVLFALNIVFFFPLPILLALMLNEVRHKFFKGAIQTIIYIPHFMSWVIIVSITYVFMTVDGGVLNELLSSVGLPKISFLTSPEWLRTVYIGQIIWKELGWSTIIYLAAITVVDTQLYEAAEMDGAGRLRKTWHVTLPAIRPVIITLLILKIGSTLDLGFEHMYLLLNSLNREVAEIFDTYIYTAGLKNGQLSYSTTVGLFKGLVGLVLVMLSNRLAKKMGEDGVY; from the coding sequence ATGCTGCTGTATTTGATGATCCTGCCCGGTTTTATGTATTTTGTCGTATTCAAGTATTTTCCGATGGGAGGCCTGGTGATCGCTTTCCAGGATTACCAGCCGTATCAAGGCATTCTCGGCAGTCCCTGGGTCGGCTTCAAGCATTTTACCCGGCTGTTTACCGAACCGACCTTTTTCATGCTGCTGCGCAATACGCTCGTCTTGTTCGCGCTCAATATCGTTTTCTTTTTCCCGCTGCCGATTCTGCTCGCGCTTATGCTGAACGAAGTGCGGCACAAATTTTTCAAAGGCGCGATCCAGACGATCATCTATATCCCGCATTTTATGTCGTGGGTCATCATCGTCTCTATTACTTACGTGTTCATGACGGTGGACGGCGGCGTGCTCAACGAGCTGCTGTCTTCGGTCGGGCTGCCCAAGATCAGCTTCCTGACGTCGCCCGAATGGCTGCGCACCGTGTACATCGGACAGATTATCTGGAAAGAACTCGGCTGGTCGACGATCATCTATCTGGCCGCGATTACCGTCGTCGATACCCAACTGTACGAAGCGGCGGAGATGGACGGAGCCGGACGGCTGCGCAAAACGTGGCATGTAACGCTGCCCGCTATCCGTCCGGTCATCATCACGCTGCTCATTCTCAAGATCGGCAGCACGCTTGACCTCGGGTTCGAGCATATGTACCTGCTGCTCAATTCCCTCAACCGCGAAGTGGCGGAAATTTTCGATACGTACATCTACACCGCGGGACTCAAAAACGGCCAGCTCAGCTATAGCACGACGGTCGGCCTGTTCAAAGGGTTGGTCGGTCTGGTGCTGGTCATGCTGTCCAACCGCCTCGCCAAAAAGATGGGGGAAGACGGCGTCTATTGA
- a CDS encoding carbohydrate ABC transporter permease, producing MEHTSSKRKQTLGSRLFNIANYTVLTLIALICLLPFINVIASSFASTQEVVSNRFILFPTTFSLDAYRYILSTPTIFKGLGVSIGVTVVGTVVSMALTALMAYGLSRRYLRGRNVINFVVVFSMLFSGGMIPTFLVVKGVGLIDSYWSLILPVAVNAFNLIIMRNFFQALPDELEESAKIDGSNDLGIFFKIMLPLALPSIATISLFYAVTYWNTYMTAILYLTDSNKWPIQVLLRQIVIVSSGMQAEGTSVDVIPPAQTIKMAVIVVATVPMLIAYPFVQKHFTKGALLGAVKG from the coding sequence ATGGAGCATACTTCTTCGAAACGCAAGCAAACGCTCGGCAGCCGGTTGTTCAATATCGCGAACTATACGGTGCTGACGCTGATCGCGCTGATCTGTCTGCTGCCCTTCATTAACGTGATCGCCAGTTCGTTCGCTTCCACCCAGGAAGTCGTGTCCAACCGCTTCATTTTGTTCCCGACGACGTTCTCGCTCGACGCTTACCGCTACATCCTGTCCACCCCGACCATTTTCAAAGGACTCGGCGTCTCGATCGGCGTGACGGTCGTCGGCACGGTCGTCAGCATGGCGCTGACCGCGCTCATGGCGTACGGGCTATCGCGCCGTTACTTGAGAGGACGCAACGTGATCAACTTCGTCGTCGTGTTCTCGATGCTGTTCAGCGGCGGCATGATTCCGACTTTCCTCGTCGTCAAAGGCGTCGGCCTGATCGACTCCTACTGGTCCCTTATTCTCCCGGTCGCCGTCAACGCGTTCAACCTGATCATCATGCGCAACTTTTTCCAGGCGCTGCCCGACGAACTGGAAGAATCCGCGAAAATCGACGGCAGCAACGACCTCGGCATCTTTTTCAAAATCATGCTCCCGCTCGCCCTGCCTTCGATCGCGACGATCTCGCTGTTCTACGCCGTCACGTACTGGAATACGTACATGACCGCCATCTTGTACCTGACCGACTCCAACAAATGGCCGATCCAGGTGCTGCTGCGCCAGATCGTCATCGTGTCGAGCGGCATGCAGGCGGAAGGCACGTCGGTCGACGTCATCCCGCCCGCGCAGACGATCAAAATGGCCGTCATCGTCGTCGCCACCGTCCCGATGCTGATCGCCTACCCGTTCGTGCAGAAGCATTTTACCAAAGGCGCGCTGCTCGGAGCGGTCAAAGGCTGA
- a CDS encoding AraC family transcriptional regulator: MKKGKMFYKTFIPILLLGVALAVSFGIYTYVQLVRSVIDSVAEEKQNSITQTKNNLEQKIRTIEYAFNTYSTTSSFGEVVDKPITERDFLAYREVNTQLNYIATMGLEGAEYTLISLNRDWRISNGKLSHLGAEEKDKLYTDYIDNREKGLFWIKTESGIRFVNTLPAFSRNKEAIALSDLSLGTLDRTIRTEDGARIFILNKQGDLMYDTQSGEPDMGQGEQARLAEAAAGGEHAAGMLDWKPGGAAKSQLIYSRSAYNNWTYFTVLDQQEIAGALQTTRFGLIAMELALILLITVVAYVIAGRFTKPILQITGSLPPHGSLSGKNEIDWILSSINRLLSEKQSLETLMEAEQPQLETQFVLNLFRSRISAGELDHQLKRLGYEGGVDRQYVTMLVQLDNVGKRETPDRDVLLLAVNKIAEELIPARSRMLPVILNDDTQATILMFDGADEGEIRRGMLEYAKQVVRAVKEYVKLSVSVGISSPYPKLLKSREACEMGKQALHQRLNLGKESIIFYADIASVVPGPVLLHYPAELESKLFDAIRLGDEEKVSAALYPLLAEFMKKSRNSMNLEVMLIRLVNNLIQLEQLLGIEVLLTADNHALYHRLLSIRNPEEVERILVEQVIFPMVRSMEKKTNEQFRCLSETIAGIVRDEYDRELSLDQIGERLHYNPNYLSSIFKKEFGTTFSDYLMSYRLDMAKKWLTETDQTVKEIAERLQYQNPQNFIRSFRKKEQVTPGVYRKLRQNM; encoded by the coding sequence ATGAAAAAGGGAAAAATGTTCTACAAAACGTTTATTCCGATTCTTCTGCTGGGCGTCGCCCTGGCCGTCAGCTTCGGCATCTACACCTATGTCCAGCTCGTGCGTTCCGTGATCGACAGCGTAGCCGAAGAAAAGCAAAATTCCATTACCCAGACCAAAAACAATCTGGAACAAAAGATCCGTACTATTGAATACGCTTTCAATACATACAGTACGACGAGTTCGTTCGGCGAAGTCGTCGACAAGCCGATTACGGAGCGCGATTTTCTCGCTTACCGCGAAGTCAATACGCAGCTGAACTATATCGCCACGATGGGGCTTGAAGGCGCGGAGTATACGCTGATCAGCCTCAACCGGGACTGGCGCATCTCGAACGGGAAGCTGTCGCATCTCGGCGCCGAAGAGAAAGACAAGCTGTACACGGATTATATCGATAACCGGGAGAAAGGACTGTTCTGGATCAAGACGGAATCGGGCATCCGGTTCGTCAATACGCTGCCCGCTTTTTCCCGGAACAAGGAAGCGATCGCGCTGTCGGACCTCTCGCTCGGCACGCTCGACCGGACGATCCGGACCGAAGACGGGGCCCGCATCTTTATTTTGAACAAGCAGGGCGATCTGATGTACGATACGCAGTCCGGCGAACCGGACATGGGCCAAGGCGAACAGGCGCGGCTCGCGGAAGCGGCGGCAGGCGGCGAGCACGCTGCGGGCATGCTGGACTGGAAGCCGGGCGGCGCGGCGAAGTCCCAGCTGATCTACTCGCGTTCCGCCTACAACAACTGGACCTATTTTACCGTGCTGGATCAACAGGAAATCGCCGGCGCACTGCAGACGACGCGGTTCGGCCTGATCGCCATGGAACTTGCGCTGATCCTGCTTATTACGGTCGTCGCCTACGTCATCGCGGGCCGCTTCACGAAGCCGATTCTGCAAATCACCGGCAGCCTGCCCCCCCACGGCTCGCTTTCGGGCAAAAACGAGATCGACTGGATCTTGTCTTCGATTAACCGGCTGCTGAGCGAAAAGCAGAGCCTGGAGACGCTGATGGAAGCCGAGCAGCCGCAGCTGGAGACGCAGTTCGTGCTCAATCTGTTCCGCAGCCGTATCTCCGCCGGGGAACTCGACCATCAGCTCAAGCGGCTCGGTTACGAAGGAGGCGTCGACCGGCAGTACGTGACGATGCTCGTCCAGCTCGACAACGTGGGCAAGCGCGAGACGCCCGACCGGGACGTGCTGCTGCTGGCCGTCAACAAGATCGCCGAAGAGCTGATTCCGGCGCGCAGCCGGATGCTGCCGGTCATTTTGAACGACGATACGCAGGCGACGATCCTTATGTTCGACGGCGCCGACGAGGGAGAGATTCGCCGCGGTATGCTGGAGTACGCCAAGCAGGTCGTCCGCGCGGTCAAAGAGTATGTCAAGCTGTCCGTCAGCGTCGGGATCAGCAGTCCGTACCCCAAGCTGCTCAAGAGCCGCGAAGCGTGCGAGATGGGCAAGCAGGCGCTGCATCAGCGGTTGAACCTCGGCAAGGAATCGATTATTTTCTACGCGGATATCGCAAGCGTCGTGCCGGGTCCGGTGCTGCTGCATTATCCGGCGGAGCTGGAATCGAAGCTGTTCGACGCGATCCGGCTCGGCGACGAAGAGAAAGTGTCGGCGGCGCTCTATCCGCTGTTGGCCGAATTCATGAAGAAAAGCCGCAATTCGATGAATCTGGAAGTGATGCTGATCCGCCTCGTGAACAATCTGATCCAGCTGGAGCAGCTGCTCGGGATCGAAGTGCTGCTGACGGCGGACAACCACGCGCTGTACCATCGCCTGCTGAGCATTCGCAACCCGGAAGAAGTGGAGCGGATTTTGGTCGAGCAGGTCATTTTCCCGATGGTGCGCAGCATGGAGAAGAAGACGAACGAGCAGTTCCGCTGTCTGTCGGAGACGATCGCCGGTATCGTGCGCGACGAATACGACCGGGAGCTGTCGCTGGACCAGATCGGGGAGCGCCTGCATTACAACCCGAATTATCTCAGCAGCATTTTCAAAAAAGAATTCGGCACGACGTTCAGCGACTATCTCATGAGCTACCGGCTCGACATGGCGAAGAAATGGCTGACCGAGACCGACCAGACGGTCAAAGAGATCGCCGAACGGCTCCAATACCAGAATCCGCAAAACTTTATCCGTTCGTTCCGCAAAAAAGAACAGGTCACGCCGGGCGTCTACCGCAAGCTGAGACAGAATATGTGA
- the msrA gene encoding peptide-methionine (S)-S-oxide reductase MsrA, which translates to MKKGARLFNFDVKFGFGKRKSEPPASATAPPPNSGPAAPRPPASAPPASAPPASGDTAAGPNPATLELATFAGGCFWCMVSPFDELPGIVSIVSGYTGGHTDNPTYEEVGRETTGHAEAVQITFDPHIFPYARLLELFWQQIDPTDAEGQFQDRGRSYRAAIFTHNERQRREAEASRRALGRSGRFKSKIVTEIADAGRFYPAEAEHQDYYKHRFGHYRLYRQHSGRDAFLREHWDTERDREKLRGELSDVQYEVIVRGGMEPPYDNAYWNETRPGLYVDVLSGDLLFDSADRYDAGDGWPAFAQSADSHLVRREADLGGGEVRTALVSRLTGARLGYLLYDGPGEGKLHYRVNSAALRFIPRE; encoded by the coding sequence ATGAAAAAGGGCGCACGGCTGTTCAACTTCGATGTCAAGTTCGGATTCGGCAAAAGAAAATCCGAACCGCCGGCCTCCGCCACGGCCCCGCCCCCCAACTCCGGCCCCGCCGCTCCGCGTCCGCCGGCCTCAGCGCCTCCGGCCTCAGCGCCTCCGGCCTCCGGCGATACGGCCGCCGGCCCGAATCCGGCCACGCTTGAACTTGCGACTTTTGCCGGGGGCTGCTTCTGGTGCATGGTATCGCCGTTCGACGAGCTGCCGGGCATCGTGTCGATCGTGTCCGGTTATACGGGCGGGCATACCGACAATCCGACGTACGAAGAAGTCGGCCGGGAAACGACCGGCCATGCGGAAGCGGTGCAGATTACGTTTGATCCGCATATTTTCCCGTATGCGCGCCTGCTGGAACTGTTCTGGCAGCAGATCGATCCGACCGATGCCGAAGGCCAATTCCAGGATCGCGGACGTTCGTACCGGGCGGCGATCTTCACGCATAACGAACGCCAGCGGCGCGAAGCGGAAGCTTCCAGGCGGGCGCTGGGCCGAAGCGGACGGTTCAAAAGCAAAATCGTGACCGAGATCGCCGACGCCGGCCGCTTCTATCCGGCTGAAGCGGAACATCAGGATTATTACAAGCACCGGTTCGGCCATTACCGGCTGTACCGGCAGCATTCCGGGCGAGACGCTTTTCTGCGCGAACATTGGGATACGGAACGCGACCGGGAGAAGCTGCGCGGCGAACTGAGCGACGTGCAGTACGAAGTGATCGTCCGCGGAGGAATGGAGCCGCCTTACGACAACGCGTACTGGAACGAGACGCGGCCGGGCCTCTACGTCGATGTGCTCAGCGGCGATCTCCTGTTCGATTCGGCGGACCGGTACGACGCCGGCGACGGCTGGCCCGCGTTCGCCCAATCAGCCGACAGCCATCTGGTGCGCCGCGAAGCGGATCTGGGCGGCGGGGAAGTGCGGACCGCGCTGGTCAGCCGCCTCACGGGCGCGCGCCTCGGCTATTTGCTCTACGACGGACCGGGCGAAGGCAAGCTGCATTACCGCGTCAATTCCGCGGCGCTGCGCTTCATTCCGCGGGAGTAA
- a CDS encoding S66 peptidase family protein: protein MSSFTFKPGDTVALMSCSDGLPPEERPRIEALTGCLQAFGLQVEEARTLMRTSSFFSGTPQERADELNRLFADARIAAIFDVSGGDSANQILPLLDYEQIRAGSKPLFGLSDLSSVLNAIAARSGVRTYHYRTMNLVGAYAERQREEFYRTFFEELPDLYNFDFEFLRGEDLDGDVVGGNLRCLLKLAGTPYWPDFSGKVLLLESLGGGANRIVSLLAQLSQTGAFERCSGLLLGTFTELERQGEFGLVRDYLLELTQGSGIPIVKSSRIGHGEDAKCIVIG, encoded by the coding sequence ATGTCCTCATTTACTTTCAAGCCCGGCGACACCGTCGCTTTGATGTCCTGCTCGGACGGACTGCCGCCGGAAGAGCGCCCGCGGATCGAAGCGCTGACCGGCTGCCTGCAAGCGTTCGGCCTCCAAGTCGAAGAAGCGCGCACGCTTATGCGCACGTCTTCGTTTTTCAGCGGAACGCCGCAGGAGCGGGCGGACGAGTTGAACCGGCTGTTTGCCGACGCTCGCATCGCGGCGATCTTCGACGTGTCGGGCGGCGATTCGGCGAACCAGATTTTGCCGCTGCTCGATTACGAACAGATACGTGCCGGAAGCAAGCCGCTGTTTGGCCTGAGCGATTTGTCGTCCGTATTGAACGCGATCGCTGCGCGCAGCGGTGTCCGCACGTACCATTACCGGACGATGAATCTGGTCGGCGCTTACGCGGAGCGGCAGCGCGAAGAGTTTTACCGGACTTTTTTCGAAGAGCTGCCGGATCTGTACAATTTCGATTTCGAATTTTTGCGGGGCGAAGATTTGGACGGCGACGTGGTCGGCGGCAATCTGCGCTGCCTGCTCAAGCTTGCGGGCACGCCGTACTGGCCGGACTTTTCGGGCAAAGTGCTGCTGCTGGAATCGCTCGGCGGCGGCGCGAACCGGATCGTCTCGCTGCTGGCGCAGCTGTCGCAGACCGGCGCGTTCGAGCGCTGCTCGGGCCTGCTGCTCGGCACGTTTACGGAGCTTGAGCGCCAAGGCGAATTCGGCCTCGTCCGCGATTATCTGCTGGAGTTGACGCAGGGAAGCGGCATTCCGATCGTCAAATCGAGCCGGATCGGACACGGGGAAGACGCCAAATGTATCGTGATCGGCTGA